From Vagococcus jeotgali, one genomic window encodes:
- a CDS encoding helix-turn-helix domain-containing protein — protein sequence MLTVQEAFEQLLADHVMTNIETLRRWLRAGKIPGASIQSKKEGWRIPQESITNIIQEKKEANNQTDYKKGYQEGYEKAVNIYRKKTKELILKGIYEKEITIYRTEFRNLVTPNISTDSQQDFLLFSDDFLFQFGVRRPRISLVCTYLDDWVYFPTEDILFDLANQDRKDESLDDIILATLMTYLTQEFKNR from the coding sequence ATGTTAACCGTTCAAGAAGCTTTTGAGCAATTACTTGCTGATCATGTCATGACAAATATTGAAACACTTCGCCGGTGGTTAAGAGCTGGTAAAATCCCTGGTGCCAGTATTCAATCTAAAAAAGAAGGTTGGAGAATTCCCCAAGAGAGTATTACCAACATCATTCAAGAAAAAAAAGAAGCTAATAACCAAACAGATTATAAAAAAGGTTATCAAGAAGGTTATGAAAAAGCTGTAAATATCTATCGTAAAAAAACAAAAGAATTAATTTTAAAAGGGATTTATGAAAAAGAGATTACAATTTACCGCACTGAATTTAGGAATCTAGTCACACCTAATATCTCTACTGATAGCCAACAAGACTTTCTACTATTTTCAGATGACTTTTTATTTCAATTTGGGGTAAGACGCCCACGTATCAGCTTAGTCTGTACCTACTTAGATGATTGGGTCTATTTTCCAACTGAGGATATTCTATTTGATTTAGCTAATCAAGATAGAAAAGATGAGTCACTTGATGACATCATCTTAGCTACCTTAATGACTTATCTCACACAAGAATTTAAAAACCGATAA
- a CDS encoding chorismate mutase encodes MLSEKRGMIDDIDKKIVALLERRYKCVSDIKKIKQAEGISILDCQREDEVLEKVRQEVGMKEYEQAIVETFQAMMMISKSYQRANK; translated from the coding sequence ATGTTAAGTGAAAAGCGTGGGATGATTGATGATATTGATAAAAAAATTGTGGCTCTACTAGAGAGGCGTTATAAGTGTGTTAGTGATATCAAAAAAATCAAACAAGCAGAAGGTATTTCTATTTTAGATTGTCAAAGAGAAGATGAAGTACTAGAAAAAGTACGTCAGGAAGTAGGGATGAAAGAATACGAACAAGCTATCGTAGAAACTTTTCAAGCAATGATGATGATCTCTAAATCTTACCAAAGAGCTAATAAATAG
- a CDS encoding ABC transporter permease subunit (The N-terminal region of this protein, as described by TIGR01726, is a three transmembrane segment that identifies a subfamily of ABC transporter permease subunits, which specificities that include histidine, arginine, glutamine, glutamate, L-cystine (sic), the opines (in Agrobacterium) octopine and nopaline, etc.), whose protein sequence is MQERSLRQIHLLTALLLFLLTTLLVTPTSLAEDDNTFVVGMEAGYPPFNWTQQDDSFETAKIQGGNEYAGGYDVEIAKKIADGLGKELVIFKTTWDGLAPAVTSGKVDAIIAGMSPTEERKKTIDFTDFYYTSNLVILVKKDGAFADAQNLEDFKGAKITAQLNTLHYDMIDQINGVNKQTAMDDFPAMRVALESGKIDGYVTEKPEGITAEQLNPNFKMIDFKDGQGFETTPEDTALAIGMKKGNPQIEQVNEILAGISEAERDNLMDIAISRQPDGDTNEVWVIKIVKENWQMFLRGAGVTLLISLVGTIVGTFIGLGIGLFRTIPKATKSINRILYNIVNALFSIYIEIFRGTPMIVQAMVIYYGSSQAFGVDLNPLGAALFIVSINTGAYMTEIVRGGIFSVDKGQFEAASAIGMTHWQTMTNVVIPQVFRNILPAMGNEFVINIKDTSVLNVIAVTELYFQAKTVAGSNFRFFDTFFVVCVIYFVMTFTVTRILRYLERKMDGTRHYAPYANQLQTPILEREGEEK, encoded by the coding sequence ATGCAAGAAAGATCATTACGACAGATACACCTATTGACAGCACTTTTATTATTTTTATTAACAACATTATTAGTTACACCAACATCTTTAGCTGAAGATGACAATACTTTTGTAGTAGGTATGGAAGCAGGCTATCCCCCATTTAACTGGACTCAACAAGATGACAGCTTTGAAACTGCCAAGATTCAGGGAGGAAACGAATATGCTGGTGGGTATGATGTTGAGATTGCTAAGAAAATTGCTGATGGTTTAGGCAAAGAACTAGTTATCTTCAAAACAACATGGGATGGACTGGCTCCTGCTGTGACATCTGGGAAAGTAGATGCCATTATTGCCGGTATGTCTCCAACTGAAGAACGTAAAAAAACCATTGATTTCACTGATTTTTATTACACATCTAACTTAGTCATCTTAGTTAAAAAAGATGGGGCTTTTGCCGATGCACAAAATTTAGAGGACTTTAAAGGGGCTAAGATTACCGCTCAATTAAATACCTTACATTATGATATGATCGATCAAATCAACGGCGTTAATAAACAAACTGCCATGGATGACTTCCCTGCTATGCGTGTGGCTTTAGAGTCAGGAAAAATTGATGGTTATGTTACTGAAAAACCTGAAGGAATTACAGCTGAGCAACTAAATCCTAACTTTAAAATGATCGATTTTAAAGATGGGCAAGGATTTGAGACAACTCCAGAAGATACTGCTTTAGCTATTGGAATGAAAAAAGGCAATCCTCAAATAGAACAAGTTAATGAAATACTAGCTGGTATTAGTGAAGCTGAAAGAGATAACTTGATGGATATTGCGATTAGCCGCCAGCCAGATGGTGATACTAATGAGGTTTGGGTAATCAAAATTGTCAAAGAAAACTGGCAAATGTTCTTAAGAGGGGCAGGTGTGACACTTTTAATCTCACTCGTTGGAACTATTGTTGGAACATTTATCGGTCTAGGTATTGGATTATTTAGAACCATACCAAAAGCTACAAAAAGTATCAATCGTATTTTATATAACATTGTCAATGCCCTTTTCTCAATCTATATTGAAATTTTTAGAGGAACACCAATGATCGTTCAAGCTATGGTCATTTACTACGGATCATCTCAAGCTTTTGGCGTAGATTTAAATCCATTAGGAGCTGCCCTATTTATTGTATCCATTAATACTGGGGCATACATGACAGAGATTGTTCGTGGAGGAATTTTCTCTGTTGATAAAGGGCAATTTGAGGCAGCTTCTGCTATTGGGATGACGCACTGGCAAACGATGACAAATGTCGTGATTCCACAAGTCTTTAGAAACATATTGCCTGCTATGGGGAATGAGTTTGTTATTAATATCAAAGATACTTCAGTCTTAAATGTTATTGCTGTAACCGAGTTATACTTCCAAGCTAAAACTGTTGCCGGTAGTAACTTCAGATTCTTTGATACGTTCTTTGTCGTTTGTGTCATCTACTTTGTTATGACATTTACCGTGACACGTATACTACGTTACTTGGAAAGAAAAATGGATGGTACACGTCACTACGCACCATATGCTAATCAACTACAAACACCAATTCTAGAAAGAGAAGGGGAAGAAAAATGA